One Malassezia restricta chromosome VI, complete sequence genomic region harbors:
- a CDS encoding solute carrier family 9 (sodium/hydrogen exchanger), member 6/7, with product MAAPLDAEENERFSSLALFFVLFTLIISFLTSYYLKIKRITAVHETIVGLFAGMIVGVLLRLGPLKPVREMLRFSNTIMLNVLLPPIILSSGYELSQSKFFRNFGTIITFAFFGTFISAMVIGAIIWTASSLYLLRPHLSLIECLIFGSTLSATDPVTILAIFNTYKVDPQLYNIIFGESILNDAVSIVMFETLNTLRGSKLTLSSLFSGTTIFAAVFSLSMILGIMYGLACSLLLKHTKVGLFSDLESCIVMLVAYTSYFFSNSVGMSGIVSLLFCGITLKHYAYHSMSRKTQRSTRFFFHTLSSLSENFIFIYLGLSLFTGDHLVYRPFLILFTIFAVIVSRYCAVFPIAWILNKISDMRAQHRHTSSSGFPQPPAFQIPRKYQLMLFWAGLRGAVGFALSEGIDGPNAYPLQTSVLVAVVITVIVFGGTTAQMLDVLEIDTGIENQSDASSDTEEDIDQLTWGGSAEEGQSRAWYRDTSVEPNDGPTTGVDTNEVIPGLDGTSSALPQAIVAGPGGLRNCTTDELDEQADVSVSDSNLSARDVIDRANLIFRDGEWFQRIDERYLLPMFSNTVANRKHEQRKEYLTARRQSSRIASSNGSQALVVPHDTSADLEEQSGRISPGKNKLH from the coding sequence ATGGCGGCACCGCTGGACGCTGAAGAAAATGAGCGATTCTCCTCACTAGCTCTCTTTTTTGTACTCTTCACTCTCATTATCAGCTTTCTCACGAGCTACTACCTAAAAATAAAGCGGATCACGGCTGTACATGAAACTATTGTCGGCTTGTTCGCTGGTATGATTGTAGGGGTGCTATTGCGACTGGGACCGTTAAAGCCCGTGCGAGAGATGTTGCGCTTCAGTAACACCATTATGCTGAATGTACTTCTACCACCTATCATCTTATCTAGTGGATATGAGCTCAGCCAGTCAAAGTTTTTTCGCAATTTCGGCACCATTATCACCTTTGCCTTTTTCGGCACTTTTATTAGCGCCATGGTGATTGGAGCCATAATTTGGACTGCTTCATCTCTCTATTTACTTCGACCTCATTTATCTCTGATCGAATGTCTCATTTTCGGAAGCACATTAAGTGCGACTGACCCTGTTACGATTCTTGCGATATTCAACACATATAAAGTTGATCCGCAACTCTACAACATCATTTTTGGAGAGAGCATTCTCAATGATGCCGTGTCAATTGTTATGTTTGAAACACTTAATACACTTCGCGGATCTAAGCTAACATTATCTTCTTTATTTTCTGGCACGACCATTTTTGCCGCTGTTTTCTCTCTCAGTATGATATTGGGAATCATGTATGGACTAGCATGTTCTCTTTTGCTCAAACACACCAAAGTTGGTCTTTTCTCTGATTTGGAAAGCTGCATTGTCATGTTGGTGGCTTATACAAGCTACTTTTTTAGCAATTCCGTCGGAATGAGTGGCATTGTGTCATTACTATTTTGCGGTATTACCCTAAAGCATTATGCATATCACAGCATGTCGCGCAAAACGCAGAGAAGTACTCGTTTTTTCTTTCACACGCTCTCTAGCTTGTCGGAAAATTTCATCTTCATTTATTTGGGTCTCAGTTTGTTCACGGGTGATCACTTAGTGTACCGTCCTTTCTTGATTCTATTTACAATTTTTGCAGTGATCGTGTCAAGGTACTGCGCTGTGTTTCCCATCGCTTGGATACTAAATAAAATTAGCGACATGCGCGCTCAGCATCGCCACACTTCTTCCTCTGGTTTTCCACAGCCACCAGCATTCCAAATACCACGCAAATACCAACTTATGCTGTTTTGGGCCGGACTTCGTGGTGCTGTCGGCTTTGCTCTTAGTGAAGGCATTGATGGACCCAATGCCTACCCCCTGCAAACAAGTGTCCTCGTTGCTGTTGTTATCACTGTCATTGTGTTTGGTGGCACTACGGCTCAGATGCTTGATGTGCTAGAAATCGACACGGGCATTGAAAACCAGAGTGATGCCTCGTCAGACACCGAAGAAGACATTGATCAATTAACGTGGGGTGGCTCAGCCGAAGAGGGCCAATCTCGTGCCTGGTATCGTGATACATCGGTCGAGCCTAACGATGGTCCCACAACGGGAGTTGATACCAACGAAGTGATACCTGGCCTTGATGGCACTTCAAGCGCTCTGCCCCAGGCCATTGTGGCCGGACCTGGCGGCTTGCGGAATTGCACGACAGATGAGCTTGATGAGCAAGCCGATGTGTCCGTGTCCGACTCAAATCTTTCTGCACGCGATGTGATTGACAGAGCAAATCTTATCTTTCGTGATGGCGAGTGGTTCCAACGTATTGATGAGCGATACCTTTTACCTATGTTCAGTAATACCGTTGCCAACCGCAAACATGAGCAGCGCAAAGAATATTTGACTGCCCGCCGCCAAAGCTCAAGAATAGCATCGAGCAATGGATCACAAGCACTAGTTGTGCCTCATGATACGAGTGCGGACTTAGAAGAGCAAAGTGGCCGCATTTCACCAGGAAAGAACAAATTGCATTAG
- a CDS encoding proline iminopeptidase: MYVSKADGKDWKYPQTEPYASGFLDVENGTHRVFWSEYGNPCGEPVICVHGGPGGGSDAFVARFFDPKRFRVLMFDQRGCGKSSPSASSNDVDAALKNNTTSHLIDDMNKLRVHRKIDTPMHVFGGSWGSTLSLSYAIAYPSHVRSLILRGIFLCRKKDLDFFYQGNAATFAQDRFDMSLPGAYMQYPEAWEKFVKVIPENERHDMIAAYDRLFSRSPKTPTDIEYQNEAARAWSSWEGSTSYLAPHPDSLDEYEKLSFAKAFARIENHYFVNGAFLGGKGRSNRSQNFILENVHRLLTIPIRIVHGRFDNVCPMFQADELVDALRRAGHESVELRRPPAGHSMTERENCLALTDIIEQL; encoded by the coding sequence ATGTACGTGAGTAAAGCCGATGGCAAAGATTGGAAGTACCCTCAGACGGAGCCCTATGCCTCAGGTTTCTTGGATGTAGAAAATGGGACACACCGCGTGTTCTGGTCTGAGTATGGCAATCCATGCGGTGAGCCTGTGATCTGCGTACACGGTGGTCCTGGTGGTGGCAGTGATGCATTTGTGGCGCGCTTCTTCGACCCTAAGCGATTCCGTGTGCTCATGTTCGATCAGCGTGGTTGTGGAAAAAGCTCGCCATCTGCTTCATCAAATGACGTGGATGCTGCTCTTAAAAACAACACGACTTCACATCTCATCGACGATATGAACAAGCTGCGTGTACATCGTAAGATTGACACCCCCATGCATGTGTTTGGCGGAAGCTGGGGTAGCACATTATCCCTTTCGTATGCGATCGCGTATCCTAGCCATGTACGCAGTTTAATCCTTCGCGGCATTTTTCTCTGTCGTAAGAAGGACCTGGACTTTTTTTACCAAGGCAACGCTGCCACATTTGCACAAGATCGCTTTGATATGTCATTGCCCGGTGCATATATGCAATATCCGGAGGCATGGGAAAAATTCGTCAAAGTTATTCCAGAAAATGAGCGGCATGACATGATTGCTGCATATGATCGTCTGTTCTCACGCTCGCCAAAAACACCTACTGACATTGAATATCAGAACGAagctgctcgtgcgtgGTCAAGCTGGGAAGGTAGTACAAGTTACCTGGCCCCGCACCCTGACTCGCTTGATGAGTATGAGAAACTTTCATTTGCGAAAGCTTTTGCACGTATCGAAAACCATTATTTCGTTAACGGCGCATTCCTGGGCGGTAAAGGACGGTCGAATCGCTCCCAAAATTTTATTCTTGAGAATGTTCACCGCCTGTTGACTATCCCTATCCGCATTGTGCACGGCCGCTTTGATAATGTCTGTCCCATGTTTCAGGCAGATGAGCTTGTAGACGCCCTTCGGCGAGCAGGACACGAAAGCGTTGAGCTTCGTCGCCCACCCGCAGGGCACAGCATGACGGAACGGGAAAATTGCCTTGCACTTACTGATATCATCGAGCAGTTGTGA
- a CDS encoding SWI/SNF related-matrix-associated actin-dependent regulator of chromatin subfamily C, with translation MSLNVNGYPDESLLSDANVFARLEPLVDPLTSALHEKSLNVPSKGTLLNGQQLCEFLYELDTFQEDVLGYRSARPANPGAQLPSSRHPLRLPAALLQTFASYTNFEPLSSDAPLFSIFLSCFTFLAEHHESTWDLKDKEKRNMYVEMIARVRAELRSKNLIRPVRIAAASDVTQAEAAHFQSLAGSLGFEWVEDASQATHVLRPSTAEPAAPSSSDGPPPESEYFRTLAHHDKKVLIHVWYRPDSYDTWMPDKDFSEPEPAPAPRTSAWYIDGRWLRDSQLYNEIMNEEDYEAEEEAETSSGVVGSGKDESLANSAPSSEQKEDARRSKKHSLPDTISDDTASKRIKILVGNRSVGAQAIDLSGSQPIPGKKYESEPIVSGTLGNLPTMEEVTNTSSQSEHLPVRSANASDAVHDATHDEVLQTARKYLAEQTQEVIIPSYSTWFDMSTINAIEKRSLPEFFNNKNRSKTPTVYKEYRDFMINTYRLNPSEYLTFTACRRNLAGDVCAIMRVHAFLEQWGLINYQIDPETRPASLGPPFTGHFRVLIDTPRGLSPMHPGTRPDAPIKSETAATATSTVPMEGTSLELRKSIFQSTLKGSRPVDFAEAESLAAQAAQELDAQQDKKPAYACDTCGADCTPSRYQSVRVKEFAVCPPCYLEGRFPTSMYSGDFVLLDHSAYKQAGHAAGAGSVSGDDWTDEETLKLLEGLEMYEEDWSLVSLHVGTRSREQCITKFIQLPIQDPYLDGATQKDLGALQYAPRDPTSGQAVPLLPFAQADNPVMSVVALLASAVSPAVAAAAAQSALGTLTDKVRKTIQDAAGQGAPSSEQGETGKDASLETKETLDNSGAPTEEMDEDTAAARSSSNDEKQNTGETIPKNEVERAASIALGASACKAYVLASHEERECQRLVQQVIELQMKKMHLKMSQFEELENLLEGERRSIEAARKQLYSDRLAVQRQLAAVNDLLRKASTAPQNVRPDELARASSSVNGVPQQGPVIRRAPGTNVPTDSNVARMDG, from the coding sequence ATGAGTCTGAACGTTAACGGGTATCCGGACGAAAGTCTCTTGAGTGATGCAAATGTGTTTGCGCGACTCGAACCGTTAGTTGATCCGCTCACATCTGCGCTTCATGAAAAATCATTAAATGTGCCGAGCAAGGGTACTCTTCTGAATGGACAACAATTATGTGAGTTTTTGTATGAACTTGATACATTCCAAGAAGACGTGCTTGGATATCGGTCCGCTCGTCCCGCGAATCCTGGCGCACAGTTACCATCTTCGCGCCATCCTTTGCGTCTCCCTGCAGCTCTTTTGCAAACGTTTGCGTCTTACACAAACTTTGAACCATTGTCGTCAGACGCACCTCTTTTTTCCATTTTTCTATCATGCTTTACATTTTTAGCCGAGCACCATGAATCTACTTGGGATCTGAAAGACAAAGAAAAGCGCAATATGTATGTGGAAATGATCGCGCGAGTTCGAGCCGAATTGCGAAGCAAGAATCTCATTCGTCCCGTTCGAATTGCAGCTGCGAGCGACGTGACACAGGCAGAAGCTGCTCATTTTCAGAGTCTTGCTGGTAGTCTGGGATTTGAGTGGGTCGAAGACGCAAGTCAAGCCACACATGTGCTTCGCCCTTCGACCGCAGAGCCTGCCGCACCCTCATCTAGTGATGGACCACCACCGGAGTCGGAATATTTCCGTACTTTAGCACACCATGATAAGAAGGTGCTGATTCATGTATGGTATCGTCCTGACTCGTACGATACATGGATGCCTGACAAGGACTTTTCCGAGCCTGAgcctgctcctgcgccgcgcaccTCCGCGTGGTACATTGATGGGCGCTGGCTGCGCGACTCTCAATTGTACAATGAAATTATGAATGAAGAAGACTACGAagcggaagaagaagcagagACTTCGTCTGGTGTAGTTGGCTCAGGAAAGGATGAATCTCTTGCAAATTCGGCCCCTTCGTCTGAACAAAAAGAGGATGCACGGCGTTCCAAGAAGCACAGTTTACCTGACACGATAAGTGATGACACTGCATCAAAGCGCATAAAAATACTGGTGGGCAATCGCTCTGTGGGCGCACAAGCCATTGACTTATCTGGATCGCAACCTATTCCTGGTAAAAAGTATGAGAGTGAGCCTATTGTGTCTGGTACGCTGGGTAACTTGCCAACTATGGAAGAGGTTACAAATACGTCGTCACAAAGCGAACATCTCCCTGTTCGCTCGGCTAACGCATCGGATGCGGTTCATGATGCTACGCATGACGAGGTATTGCAGACTGCCAGAAAGTACTTGGCCGAACAGACACAAGAGGTAATTATCCCTTCATATTCAACATGGTTCGATATGTCTACTATCAATGCAATCGAAAAGCGCTCGCTGCCCGAGTTTTTCAACAACAAGAATCGAAGTAAGACACCTACTGTATACAAGGAGTACCGCGACTTTATGATCAATACATACCGTCTGAACCCAAGCGAATATCTCACTTTCACTGCGTGTCGTCGTAACCTTGCTGGTGATGTATGTGCTATCATGCGGGTTCATGCCTTCTTAGAGCAATGGGGTCTAATCAACTACCAAATTGACCCGGAGACGCGCCCTGCTTCGCTCGGTCCACCCTTCACTGGTCATTTCCGTGTACTCATTGATACTCCCCGTGGACTGTCGCCAATGCATCCCGGGACTCGGCCTGATGCACCTATCAAGTCAGAGACTGCTGCTACAGCTACAAGCACCGTGCCCATGGAAGGCACATCGCTAGAGTTGCGAAAATCTATTTTCCAATCAACACTGAAGGGCTCGAGACCGGTCGACTTTGCTGAAGCTGAGTCTCTTGCAGCACAAGCAGCCCAAGAGCTTGACGCGCAACAAGACAAAAAGCCCGCGTATGCATGTGATACCTGTGGTGCGGACTGCACGCCTTCGCGGTACCAGAGCGTCCGAGTCAAGGAATTTGCCGTATGCCCGCCTTGTTATTTGGAAGGACGTTTTCCCACCTCCATGTACTCAGGGGATTTCGTGCTCTTGGACCACTCTGCGTACAAACAAGCTGGTCATGCTGCAGGTGCCGGTAGTGTCAGCGGAGATGACTGGACTGATGAAGAGACACTCAAGTTACTTGAGGGCCTGGAGATGTACGAAGAAGACTGGAGTTTAGTGTCTCTGCATGTGGGTACGCGTTCCAGGGAGCAATGTATCACCAAGTTCATCCAATTGCCTATCCAGGATCCCTACCTTGATGGTGCCACACAGAAGGATCTGGGGGCGCTGCAATATGCGCCTCGTGATCCCACAAGTGGGCAAGCTGTTCCTCTGCTTCCATTTGCGCAGGCTGATAACCCTGTCATGAGCGTTGTGGCCTTGTTGGCGAGTGCCGTAAGCCCCGCTGTGgcggctgctgccgccCAAAGTGCCCTTGGAACATTAACAGACAAGGTGCGCAAAACTATACAAGATGCCGCTGGACAAGGCGCGCCATCTTCTGAACAAGGAGAGACTGGAAAGGATGCATCGTTGGAAACGAAAGAGACACTTGACAATTCAGGTGCACCGACCGAGGAAATGGATGAGGACACCGCAGCAGCTAGATCATCATCCAACGATGAGAAACAGAATACAGGTGAGACGATTCCCAAGAATGAAGTTGAGCGTGCTGCCTCTATCGCTCTAGGTGCATCTGCCTGCAAGGCGTATGTGCTAGCCAGCCACGAGGAGCGGGAGTGTCAGCGCCTAGTGCAGCAAGTGATTGAGCTTCAGATGAAAAAGATGCATCTGAAGATGAGTCAATTCGAAGAACTAGAAAACTTACTGGAAGGAGAACGCCGTTCAATCGAGGCCGCCAGAAAGCAACTTTATTCTGATCGTTTGGCAGTGCAACGGCAATTGGCTGCCGTGAATGACCTTCTTCGCAAAGCAAGCACCGCTCCCCAGAATGTGCGACCTGATGAGCTGGCTCGTGCTAGCAGTTCTGTGAACGGTGTGCCTCAACAAGGCCCTGTGATTCGTCGAGCACCTGGTACGAATGTGCCTACGGACAGCAACGTCGCCAGAATGGATGGATAA
- a CDS encoding Rho GTPase activating protein yields MRTPSALSGIASSRDSNKRSSWDSSGSVLRSGHSSSYTGSILRFMRSKDGHYMGATHAGISPPLMGDIVHRTSSREASISTPSSSQRSFSDSSARNGSRRRLGRFWFSNPSRSNDEEGALMEGFIKRSTGLFSIAWFSDTVANTELKDPGRGWRPFKAVLISDTLMFYKVPTPMIPEVRRTFQIRSTQWPSTFHASDTISSSTVEPDDDDSVSQSTTIPDSCTTLTVDDGETYTSWKSPNKHPELHLVNDDVFPSSWASRIDRGTPAALAHELVFGTQRPSGGLLRQEADTKTFLHIVFYSLNTTHVPWHIFLNALSEYLGVCTATSSDVQRVAQFVELLLWKRPLLHPGHDQHFFTAMESMITQLSQVESTPYAPMRQQLNEWWKQVQLGEACAPTDWLNEPLRVAGSLRTDLASLSRCWNVAVFVQQDPSEIARQIHSFHVDRLTSFLRLPVTAYRLSSSVTETVLRSFRFDATRPHWLTHVIMRQLLVDEAPERQGDAMDVDRVTVLQHWIKVGANLLHLGDLAGWVAVCAALCSRAVASLDILWRGLPAANRDLVTMQWSPKLASFGWIEGVHAPVEPVWTVDGAGHVATTPGGIPYFGNAGILDASTTKSAANARVEVHVASQEPEFHRVRTLAVRLGTLFENGMPIPMGPAPIYEYQALFQRLSTYEFVLQTGVTDYMGSAVIVDGRVFRSTRVQNPADWPTKCVPDGDAFFMFPMVFPAIMPTRSVADTIMARRDVLMSSETDRAYASCGRCAARVAAQADEVPMSDELILYPMHPRLVGAKSVTTNNISSEEYARKSARDISAQPEKRFSVEIRAATITRLLDILVLGTDHLVVRAPVEPRTEPITYQILGVDLNISMFRDACLLSYRSWISASDLLESLMQRWHAAESACRELAYFARTNVPNQFPSWKRSPNAQYAREPVDANRMTTIRLRVLESLHRWLELYPCEWIADLVLFDTLYKFLNSILSECTAISSESPVLVDAIRELLNMLPTLPKDAIAALGLDCFANTGLAHNDHVSRAFDWTLSATDLVVYLESMMALPYSLVSSHDLVLTALMFEQMHDDRQSWLEAASSDPDTCLSMYRLLRRLPAVTHCSSGTTETKLWDILPRSVQELCKIHEVLRDWVEAQVTEPRIGLLRRIARIHKFVDAVLLSRASMAHTMRRATTNDAGVRAPLPVTFLEYAVLEGLTSSRSQAYRAAWEHVASERGVTAWLDLLATAPCTLPPDLPPCTPDIGWTITIFAHWAVRAKARSSKTPLIEFNRYMSATDLVSDAIKLQQRCIPIEACLSVARLRLVWLRDFIDKASWPNTMVLEDAALETSFGYMPSAAPVCLFSALEMEREQKRKTVKALLLKAIDLPDVSVEEQKDLPTPPSDGLQNVSDTSVLDPFHYPDDSLLRAVPTTRASGSFCCTGALLVVWPYHKHPFVLQMVSPNGQKCTLKLPNYDEFCRWLACLQALPHVRMSECFDAGAYAAHVAEYLGRASASCVFRVPLHELSIRNGGLPLPPAIERVLEEIEARGLHEQGIYRISGTRNAIDELQNQLDTKSIHQISFSRIDVHVLSSVVKQWLRELPEPLVPYASYDMLIETERITQHEVRVKAMRDLIRTFPKCHYLALQRVTYHLTLVAKSSKLNLMAAHNIGLVFGSTLLNPPAGAGSVARGLENLGRAAHVVKIAVLMHNEIFGSSKRKP; encoded by the coding sequence ATGCGAACACCGAGTGCTTTGTCAGGTATTGCTTCATCCAGAGACTCGAACAAGCGTAGCTCGTGGGACAGCAGTGGGAGTGTGCTGAGGAGTGGACATTCGAGCAGCTACACAGGATCAATTCTTCGTTTTATGCGTTCCAAAGACGGCCATTATATGGGAGCAACTCATGCTGGTATTTCCCCACCTCTTATGGGAGATATTGTACACCGGACATCAAGTCGTGAAGCTAGTATTTCAACACCTTCCAGCAGTCAAAGGAGTTTTTCCGATTCATCTGCACGGAATGGCTCCCGTCGTCGCTTGGGCCGCTTCTGGTTTTCCAATCCATCTCGATCAAATGACGAAGAAGGGGCCTTGATGGAAGGATTTATCAAACGCAGCACGGGTCTGTTTAGTATTGCCTGGTTTTCTGATACTGTGGCAAATACTGAGCTTAAAGACCCTGGGCGCGGATGGCGCCCTTTCAAAGCTGTCTTGATAAGTGACACACTGATGTTTTACAAAGTTCCTACACCGATGATTCCTGAGGTACGGCGTACTTTTCAAATTCGGTCGACACAATGGCCCAGCACCTTTCATGCATCAGACACGATTAGTTCATCGACGGTCGAGCCCGATGATGATGACTCGGTGAGTCAATCGACTACGATTCCTGATTCGTGTACAACATTGACTGTCGATGATGGAGAAACATACACTTCATGGAAAAGTCCAAACAAGCATCCAGAACTGCATCTAGTGAATGATGATGTATTTCCAAGCTCTTGGGCATCTCGGATTGATCGCGGCACGCCTGCTGCTCTGGCACATGAATTGGTATTTGGAACACAGCGTCCGTCGGGTGGCTTGCTAAGACAAGAAGCGGACACCAAAACTTTTCTGCATATTGTTTTTTATTCGCTTAATACGACGCATGTGCCTTGGCACATTTTCCTGAATGCGTTGAGTGAGTATTTGGGTGTCTGCACCGCGACGAGCTCAGATGTGCAGCGTGTCGCTCAGTTTGTCGAGCTATTGCTTTGGAAGCGGCCTTTGTTACACCCTGGCCACGACCAGCACTTTTTCACAGCAATGGAATCAATGATCACACAACTGTCGCAAGTTGAATCGACGCCATACGCACCTATGCGTCAGCAGCTGAATGAATGGTGgaagcaggtgcagctAGGAGAAGCTTGTGCACCAACTGATTGGCTCAATGAGCCTTTACGTGTGGCTGGCTCCTTGCGTACTGATCTCGCATCGTTATCTCGATGTTGGAATGTGGCTGTATTTGTTCAACAAGACCCTAGTGAAATCGCGCGACAGATCCACAGTTTCCATGTGGACCGGCTCACTTCGTTCCTTCGTCTGCCTGTAACGGCATACAGGCTGTCTAGCAGCGTCACTGAAACGGTTTTACGTTCGTTCCGCTTCGACGCAACTCGCCCCCATTGGCTTACACATGTTATTATGCGACAGCTGCTGGTCGACGAAGCGCCAGAGCGACAAGGTGATGCCATGGACGTTGACCGTGTGACTGTGCTTCAGCATTGGATCAAAGTGGGTGCCAACCTTTTGCACCTTGGCGATTTGGCTGGTTGGGTGGCGGTTTGTGCGGCCTTGTGCTCAAGGGCCGTTGCTTCGCTCGATATATTATGGCGTGGCTTACCTGCTGCCAACCGTGATCTTGTCACTATGCAATGGTCACCTAAGCTTGCATCTTTTGGCTGGATCGAGGGTGTGCATGCCCCCGTCGAGCCTGTATGGACCGTAGATGGGGCTGGGCATGTGGCAACGACCCCCGGAGGTATCCCATACTTTGGAAATGCGGGTATCCTTGATGCATCTACCACAAAGTCTGCTGCCaatgcgcgcgtcgaggTACATGTGGCATCGCAAGAACCTGAGTTCCACCGTGTGCGTACTTTGGCCGTTCGTCTTGGTACACTCTTCGAGAATGGCATGCCTATCCCGATGGGTCCAGCACCCATATATGAGTATCAGGCTCTTTTCCAGCGCTTGTCAACATACGAATTTGTGCTCCAAACTGGCGTGACGGATTATATGGGCAGCGCAGTAATCGTCGACGGGCGTGTATTCCGGAGTACGCGTGTGCAAAACCCAGCAGATTGGCCGACGAAATGTGTCCCTGATGGCGACGCTTTTTTCATGTTCCCCATGGTATTTCCTGCTATTATGCCAACGCGTTCCGTGGCAGATACAATCATGGCTCGTCGCGATGTGCTCATGTCTTCCGAGACAGACCGTGCTTATGCATCATGTGGACGTTGTGCGGCTCGTGTCGCCGCCCAGGCTGATGAGGTGCCTATGAGTGACGAATTAATTCTATATCCCATGCATCCTCGTCTTGTAGGAGCCAAATCTGTCACCACGAACAATATTTCATCTGAAGAATACGCACGAAAGTCGGCTCGTGATATCAGCGCGCAACCTGAAAAGCGTTTTTCTGTTGAAATACGCGCTGCAACAATCACCCGTTTGCTGGACATTCTCGTACTCGGTACAGATCATCTTGTGGTGCGCGCCCCAGTTGAGCCTCGTACGGAGCCGATTACATATCAGATTTTAGGTGTGGACCTCAATATATCCATGTTCCGAGATGCATGCCTCTTATCGTATCGCAGTTGGATTTCTGCTTCTGATTTACTGGAATCGTtgatgcagcgctggcATGCAGCAGAAAGTGCTTGTCGAGAGCTTGCTTACTTCGCTCGTACCAATGTACCGAATCAGTTTCCGTCATGGAAGCGCTCTCCCAATGCACAATACGCGCGTGAACCTGTGGATGCCAATCGTATGACAACAATTCGTCTCCGCGTTTTAGAGTCGTTACATCGATGGCTCGAGCTGTATCCATGCGAATGGATCGCCGACTTGGTGCTCTTCGATACGTTGTACAAGTTTTTGAACAGCATTTTATCGGAATGTACTGCTATTTCATCTGAGTCACCCGTGCTGGTGGATGCCATCCGCGAGCTTTTAAATATGCTCCCCACTCTTCCAAAAGATGCGATTGCAGCTTTGGGTCTAGATTGTTTTGCCAACACTGGTTTGGCCCACAATGATCATGTGAGTCGTGCATTTGATTGGACACTGTCAGCCACGGATCTTGTCGTGTACCTTGAGTCCATGATGGCTCTTCCCTACTCATTGGTCAGCTCACACGACTTGGTACTGACTGCACTTATGTTTGAGCAAATGCACGATGATCGTCAGTCATGGCTCGAGGCTGCTTCAAGTGATCCTGATACGTGTCTGAGTATGTATCGCCTGCTTCGCCGACTTCCAGCAGTGACACATTGTTCAAGTGGTACGACAGAGACGAAGCTGTGGGACATATTGCCGCGCTCCGTGCAAGAACTTTGCAAGATTCATGAAGTGTTGAGAGATTGGGTTGAGGCTCAAGTCACGGAACCACGTATTGGACTTTTGCGACGCATTGCACGAATACATAAGTTTGTTGACGCTGTTCTTTTAAGTCGGGCATCCATGGCACatacgatgcgccgcgccacgACTAATGATGCAGGCGTGCGTGCACCTCTTCCTGTCACGTTTCTAGAGTATGCCGTGTTGGAGGGACTGACTAGTTCCCGATCGCAGGCTTACCGTGCAGCGTGGGAGCACGTGGCTTCTGAGCGAGGCGTCACTGCTTGGCTCGACTTGCTCGCAACAGCGCCATGTACACTTCCCCCTGATTTGCCTCCATGCACACCTGACATTGGATGGACTATCACTATATTTGCTCACTGGGCTGTACGTGCTAAGGCTCGCAGCTCCAAGACTCCGCTCATTGAGTTTAATCGATATATGTCTGCAACGGATCTTGTGAGCGATGCTATCAAGCTGCAACAGCGGTGCATACCGATCGAAGCATGCCTCAGCGTAGCTCGACTTCGTCTTGTGTGGCTTCGAGATTTCATTGACAAGGCTTCCTGGCCAAATACCATGGTGCTTGAGGATGCTGCTCTCGAGACGTCCTTTGGTTATATGCCATCTGCAGCTCCTGTATGTCTCTTCAGTGCACTTGAGATGGAGCGTGAGCAAAAGCGAAAAACCGTAAAAGCTTTGCTGCTTAAAGCAATCGACTTACCGGATGTATCTGTGGAGGAGCAGAAAGATTTGCCCACTCCACCATCAGATGGGTTGCAAAATGTGTCAGACACGTCAGTACTTGATCCATTTCACTATCCGGATGATTCGTTACTTCGTGCCGTCCCAACAACGCGTGCCTCTGGTTCCTTTTGCTGTACCGGCGCTTTGCTAGTGGTGTGGCCATATCACAAGCATCCGTTTGTTCTTCAAATGGTCTCACCGAACGGGCAAAAGTGCACGCTGAAGCTGCCCAACTACGATGAGTTTTGCCGCTGGCTTGCCTGTCTACAAGCTCTGCCACATGTGCGTATGTCGGAGTGTTTTGATGCAGGAGCTtatgcggcgcatgtggcgGAGTACTTGGGACGCGCAAGTGCCTCCTGCGTATTCAGAGTTCcgctgcatgagctcaGTATTCGTAATGGCGGGCTACCTCTCCCACCTGCTATTGAGCGTGTACTCGAAGAAATAGAAGCTCGTGGACTACATGAACAAGGTATATACCGTATCAGTGGTACCCGGAATGCCATCGATGAGCTGCAAAATCAACTCGATACGAAGTCTATTCATCAAATATCGTTCTCTCGTATTGATGTTCATGTGTTATCAAGCGTAGTGAAGCAGTGGCTTCGAGAGCTACCTGAGCCCTTGGTACCCTACGCCTCTTATGATATGCTGATCGAAACAGAGCGGATAACTCAGCATGAAGTCCGTGTCAAGGCTATGCGCGATCTTATTCGCACATTCCCTAAGTGTCATTACTTGGCATTACAACGCGTAACGTATCATCTCACACTCGTGGCCAAGTCAAGCAAGTTGAACCTTATGGCAGCTCATAACATTGGACTTGTTTTTGGCTCTACTTTGCTCAACCCACCAGCTGGTGCCGGCAGCGTGGCTCGTGGTCTCGAAAATCTcggccgtgcagcacaTGTGGTAAAAATTGCAGTGCTCATGCATAATGAGATCTTCGGGTCTAGCAAACGTAAGCCATAG